GGCCCCGGTGATGGTGCCGCCTTCGGGCTTGAAGTAAGGCTTGGCCGCCGCCAGTTTTTCCATCGTCACCGCTCGCGGACCCTCGTCACGGGCGATGACAAGCGGTTCGCCGCGGCGCTGGGGAACCTCGACGGGAACGACATAGTCGGCGAATGCCCCCTCGTCCCACGCCGCCGTCGCGGCCTGGTGACTCCGGAACGCGACCTCGTCCTGCTCCTCTCGGGTGACCTCGTATTTCTCCACCAGGCGCTCGGTGAGAAGGCCCATGAGCTCGCCGCCACCCACGTGGGTGTCGGTAAGGGCGCCGAACAGGCCGTCCACCAGGGTCATGTCGCCGTAGAGCTGATTTCTTACGCGACCGCTGAAGAGGTATCGCGCGACGTTGCTCATCGACTCCACGCCGCCGGCGATCCCGAGGCCCACCTCGTCAAGGAGAATGCGGCGAGCGAGGCTGTGGATGGCAGCACCTCCTGAAGCACAGTTTTCGTGAAACGTGGTGCCGGGGGTGCTGCCAGGAATGCCGGCGAGTTCGGCCGCGGTCTTGGCGAGGTTGGGGCATCGCGGGTCTTGCATCACCCATCCCATGCACGTGTATTCGACAGCGGAAGGATCGATGCCGGTAGCGGCGAGTAGCGCCTTGATCGCGTGAGTTGCCAAGGCCTCGGCCTGCAGCGTCGCCAAGCCACCGCCGATGGCGCCAATGGGTGTACGGATCGCTCCGACGACAACCACCCCGTTTTTCATTGCAGACTCCCTTCGATGTCCGTTGGAACAGCCCTAGTATTGTCGTCTTGTAGTCCACCTTCCTGCTTCGAATTTCCTCCCCGTTTCTCCCGATGCGCACAATTGTGATTCCGCCGCTACGACCTGCTACACTTTCCTCACACCCGTCCACGCCACCTCGAAAGGTGGTGGTCCAATGTCCCAGTTTCATTACGTCTACATCCTTGCCAGCGAGGCGCACCCGCATCGGCGATACACCGGAATCACGAAGGACCTGGAAGAACGACTCGACTCGCACAATGCCGGCCAGGTTCCGCATTCCGCGCGTTTCAGGCCCTGGCGCCTCGAATCGGCGGTTGTGTTTCGTTCACTGGAAAAGGCGCGAATCTTCGCGGTCTTCCTCAAGAGCCAGCCGGGAAAGGCTTTTGCGAGGAGGCACTTCTGAGCCGGCCCCCCAGGCTGCCGTCTCCAGGTCCCTCTGAAGACAACACAATCCTGCAGAGTGACCGGTTGACAAAAACTGCAAAAATGTTGCGCATCGCAGCGATTCCGGGTAACGTGGAGTTGGAGGCCCGAGGAAAATGCCCGCCCCTCGAATGAGGCGTCGGCGCCCGGGCCGCTCCGTTCCGGACGGTCGAATACCGACAGGGAAAAGTGCACCGTCCGGTTCGCCCGATGAGTGCTGCGGCTCGAGTGCTTCTGTGGCAAACGTCTCGTCGCAACAGCCGAGCCGTGCGGATCTCTCCTGGAAGAGGAAGGTAATGGACGAACAACGAGAACAGCAAAAACCTCAACAACAAAAACAGGGCTCACGCCGTCGCCGGAGGCGCCCGCGCCGTCGGCGGGGTCCAAAGGGACCACCGATTCCGGTCGAGGGTTTCCTCTGGGTTCGCGACAATGGTGGTCCACTGCTGGTCGATTCAAAACGCAACTTTGTTGCCGACCGATCGGACCCGACGGTTCCGGCCGAGCTCTTGAAGCCGCTGCATCTGGAAAGTGGCTTGCTCCTCAAAGGTCAGGCACACTCCGGCGATCGACCGCGGATGTCCGCGATCGAGAGCATCGAAGGCCTCGAACCCGAGCAGTACCGAACCAACGCGATTCCGTTTTCCGAACTGATCAGCATCGACCCGCTCGACCGCTTCAATCTCGAGACTGATCCCGAGATTGTCGAGCCGCGGGTCGCGGAACTCATCGCTCCCCTTGGAAAGGGCCAACGGTGTCTCATCGTCTCGCCGCCGAAGGCCGGCAAGACCACGCTCCTGCAACAGATGGCGCACGCGATCGCGGTCAACCATCCGAACACCACGATCTTTGTGCTGCTGGTGGACGAGCGACCCGAAGAGGTCACCGATTGGAAGCGAAGCATTGCCCGCGGTGAAGTCTTCGCCTCTTCGACGGACCAGTCACTCGAGTCCCATATCCAGGTTTCGGAGATGGTATTCGAGCGCGCCCGCCGCCTGGTGGAGATGGGTGAAGACGTGGTCGTCTTCATGGACTCTCTAACCCGCATGTCGCGCGCCTTTAACAACCTTCAGAAGGGCTCGGGACGGATCTTGTCGGGAGGCATCGACGCACGCACGATGGAAAAACCGCGGCGCTTCTTCGGCTCGGCCCGCAATGTCGAAGGTGGCGGCAGCTTGACTGTGGTTGCCACCGCCCTGATTGACACCGGGTCGCGGATGGATGAGGTGATATTTCAGGAGTTCAAGGGCACCGGCAACATGGAGCTGGTGCTCGACCGCAAGCTCTTCGACAAGAGAATTTTTCCCTGCATCAATATCCCACAATCGGGCACCCGCAAGGAAGAGAAGCTCTACCCGAAGGACCAGGTCGAAAAGCTCTACCTGATGCGTCGCGCGCTTTCTTCGCTTTCGCCGGAAGCGGCTATGGAGCTCCTCCTGCAGAAAGTGCGTGAGTTCCCTTCGAACGAGCAGTTCCTCGCCTCGTTGCAGCTCAAATAGAACGATTTGGTTGAAGCGAGATTCTGTCTCAAGCATAATGCAGTGGTGATGCGTTCAACGGGCGACCTCAGGCTATTGGACCCGGCCCTCGAGCCGATTGCCGAGAAGGTGCTGAACGGTGATCGACTCGATCGGGACGACGGACTCCTTGCGGCGTCGACGAGCGACCTCATCGGGGTCGGGAAGCTCGCAAACCTGGTGCGTGAACGACTGCACGGAGACGCCACCTACTACAACATCAACCGCCACCTCAACCCGACAAACGTCTGCGTTGCCTCGTGCGACCTGTGCGCCTTTTACGTTCCCTGGCGCCAAAAGGACCGAGGGTGGACCTATACCGTCGAACAAGCAGTCGAAATCGCGGCCCGGGACGTCGACGAATCAGTCTCCGAGCTTCACATTGTCGGCGGGCTACACCCAAAGCTTCTGGTCGATTACTACGAGGATCTCTTTCACGCTCTCAAGCAGCGCTTTCCGTGGATTCACCTCAAGGCCTTGACGATGGTCGAACTCGATTTCATCGCCAGGGCTTCACGACTCAACCTGGAGGATTTGATTTCACGTCTGCGTGATGCCGGGCTCGACTCGTGCCCGGGTGGAGGCGCCGAGATCTTCTCCGAGCGTGTGCGCAACGAAATCTGCGATCACAAGACGAGCGGCGCGCGGTGGCTCGAGATAGCGCGCACGGTCCACGTAGCCGGCATTCCAACCAATTGCACCATGCTCTACGGTCACGTTGAAACCGTCGAGGATAGGGTCGATCACCTGCTCTCCCTGCGCGAGCTGCAGGACGAGACCGGTGGCTTCCAGTGCCTCATCCCGCTCGCGTTCCACCCTGAAAATACCGCTCTCGACCACCTCCCGCCAACCGGCGGTCGCCTCGATCTCCAGACTTTGGCGGTGTCACGTCTGGTGCTCGACAACGTGCCTCACCTCAAGGCCTACTGGATCATGCTCGGGGAGAAGGTCGCCCAAATCGCACTCCATTTCGGCGCCGACGATCTCGACGGTACGATCTTCGACGAGCGCATCACGAATGCGGCGGGCGGCACCGCAGGGACGGGCATGGCACACGAGCGCCTCGAGCGGCTGATCACCGAAGCCGGAAGGGCGCCAGTTCTCCGCGACACACTGTACCGTCCTCTTCAGAACAACACCGATGTCGCGCAATATCGTTGAAACGTTGAAGATTACACGTTAGATCGTTGAGCCTGGATTCGCGGACGGTGGGTGGAACGTTCTAAGGTTTCAACGTTTAACATTCCAACGATTCGACGGCGCCCAGCAGCGTCTCCGAGAGCCACAGGAGATGCTGCGCGACCTGCGATTCACGGCACAGGCGGGCGAGCTCCGGCGAAAACTGAATCGCCACCACGACCACCAGCCCGAGCAGGAAAGCCGCCAGCAGACCCACCAGGGCGGCACCGAAGAGCCGGTTGAGCCACCCGAGATGAAAGGCGGTGAGGGTTCGCTCGATTCCCCAGCCGGCGAGCAGGCAGAGGCCGGTCGTCAGCAAAACGAGCAGGAGCCGCCCGGCGAGAGCCGCGAGCCATGGAATGCCCAGAACCCCGTCGAGGGCCGCCTCGGCATCCGCCCCAGCAACCACGGCCAACCACACGCCGAGTGCTAGACCTCCGCCGCCGAAAACGATCCGCACCGCACCCTTCCAGAATCCGCCCAGGGTGAGTCCCACCCAGACGGCGATCAGCACCCAGTCGACGACGGTCATGGAAGGAGGTGAACGGTCAAACGCAGGAAATCGGCCTCGGTCACGATGCCGAGGAGCTGCTGCTCGTCATCCACCACCGGGAGGCAGCCGTACTTGTTCTCGAGGAGGATTCGCGCCGCTTTGGAAACGGACAACTCCGGCGACACTGTCACGACGTCCCGGTGCATCGCCTCGACTACCCGCACGGTGTCGAAGATCCGCCGCTGCTCACCCGCATCGACCTCGGCGAAGATCGAGAACGAGGCAGCGAGCAGGTCCCGGTGGGTGATCAGCCCGGTGAGCGTGCGCTCCCGCAGAACCGGCAGGTGACGGATTCGACCGCGGGCCATGCAACGCTGGGCGTGGGCAAGAGTTTCATCCTCGGTGAGGGTGACCACGTCGGAAGTCATGAGATCAGCCACTTTCCACTCGCCCGACATCGGTCACCTCCAAGTCATAGTCTAACCCGGATCAGTTTCCCGGAATCCACCGACGCATGCCTGTGAGCGCATGATGAGCATTGAAAACAAGTTGAGAGTTGAGAGTGAAGAGTTCAGAGTCCCACCCACCCCACCGAAACACAATATGCGACTCTGAACTGTTCACCCGATCACATGTAGAGCCCACCCGAGATGTTGAGGACCTCTCCGGTGATATAGGAAGCACCCGGGCCGGCCAGAAATGCGACTGCGTCAGCCACATCCGAGGGCGTTCCCAAACGCGGTATGGCCACGTTTTTCATCAGCATCTCGCGCTGCTCATCGCTGAGCTGCTCGGTCATCGGCGTCTGAATGTAGCCCGGTGCGACCGCGTTGACCGTGACGTTGCGCGAGCCGAGCTCTCGGGCGAGACTCTTCGTGAAACCGATCAGTCCGGCCTTGGAGGCCGCATAGTTGGCTTGGCCGGCATTGCCCATCAGCCCGACGACTGAGGCCACGCTGACGATTCGGCCCCTTCGTGCTCGCATCATCAGCTTGGCCGCGGGCTGGGTGACGTTGAAGACACCGTCGAGGTTAATCCCGAGGACCAAATCCCAGTCCTCCGGCTTCATCCGGATCAGGAGCTGGTCGCGTGTGATACCCGCATTGTTGACCAGAATATCGAGCCTGCCGTGGCTCTCGTTGATCGCGGCTATCACTTCAGCCGCGCGCGCGGCATCCGTAACGTCGAGCGCCCGGCCTTCAGCAGAACCACCATCTCCGTTGATCTGATCGACGATCTCCGCGGTGTCGAGAACGTCGGCACACACCACCGTCGCGCCGCCGCGCGCCAACCGGCGTGCGATCTCGGCACCGATTCCGCGCGCCCCCCCGGTTACGACCGCCACCTGATTTTCGAATTCTTTCATTGACCTTACTCCTGTTTCCGCGCTCTTTTCACGAATCGTCGTATTTAACCACAGAGGCACAGAGAAGACGGAGAAAACACAGAGGTATTCACGACAGTGTTGAGTTCTCCGGACAAGAAAAGCCGAGGCGAGACATCGTCAGTGCAGAAACCAGCGACCGCCGAGTCGAAAACTCTCGTTGTCCGACTCCGTGTCCTCTGTGTCTCTATGGCGAGTTCACC
This DNA window, taken from Acidobacteriota bacterium, encodes the following:
- the rho gene encoding transcription termination factor Rho, producing the protein MDEQREQQKPQQQKQGSRRRRRRPRRRRGPKGPPIPVEGFLWVRDNGGPLLVDSKRNFVADRSDPTVPAELLKPLHLESGLLLKGQAHSGDRPRMSAIESIEGLEPEQYRTNAIPFSELISIDPLDRFNLETDPEIVEPRVAELIAPLGKGQRCLIVSPPKAGKTTLLQQMAHAIAVNHPNTTIFVLLVDERPEEVTDWKRSIARGEVFASSTDQSLESHIQVSEMVFERARRLVEMGEDVVVFMDSLTRMSRAFNNLQKGSGRILSGGIDARTMEKPRRFFGSARNVEGGGSLTVVATALIDTGSRMDEVIFQEFKGTGNMELVLDRKLFDKRIFPCINIPQSGTRKEEKLYPKDQVEKLYLMRRALSSLSPEAAMELLLQKVREFPSNEQFLASLQLK
- a CDS encoding CvpA family protein gives rise to the protein MTVVDWVLIAVWVGLTLGGFWKGAVRIVFGGGGLALGVWLAVVAGADAEAALDGVLGIPWLAALAGRLLLVLLTTGLCLLAGWGIERTLTAFHLGWLNRLFGAALVGLLAAFLLGLVVVVAIQFSPELARLCRESQVAQHLLWLSETLLGAVESLEC
- a CDS encoding GIY-YIG nuclease family protein → MSQFHYVYILASEAHPHRRYTGITKDLEERLDSHNAGQVPHSARFRPWRLESAVVFRSLEKARIFAVFLKSQPGKAFARRHF
- the fabG gene encoding 3-oxoacyl-[acyl-carrier-protein] reductase, with amino-acid sequence MKEFENQVAVVTGGARGIGAEIARRLARGGATVVCADVLDTAEIVDQINGDGGSAEGRALDVTDAARAAEVIAAINESHGRLDILVNNAGITRDQLLIRMKPEDWDLVLGINLDGVFNVTQPAAKLMMRARRGRIVSVASVVGLMGNAGQANYAASKAGLIGFTKSLARELGSRNVTVNAVAPGYIQTPMTEQLSDEQREMLMKNVAIPRLGTPSDVADAVAFLAGPGASYITGEVLNISGGLYM
- the mqnE gene encoding aminofutalosine synthase MqnE, whose product is MRSTGDLRLLDPALEPIAEKVLNGDRLDRDDGLLAASTSDLIGVGKLANLVRERLHGDATYYNINRHLNPTNVCVASCDLCAFYVPWRQKDRGWTYTVEQAVEIAARDVDESVSELHIVGGLHPKLLVDYYEDLFHALKQRFPWIHLKALTMVELDFIARASRLNLEDLISRLRDAGLDSCPGGGAEIFSERVRNEICDHKTSGARWLEIARTVHVAGIPTNCTMLYGHVETVEDRVDHLLSLRELQDETGGFQCLIPLAFHPENTALDHLPPTGGRLDLQTLAVSRLVLDNVPHLKAYWIMLGEKVAQIALHFGADDLDGTIFDERITNAAGGTAGTGMAHERLERLITEAGRAPVLRDTLYRPLQNNTDVAQYR
- a CDS encoding thiolase family protein; the encoded protein is MKNGVVVVGAIRTPIGAIGGGLATLQAEALATHAIKALLAATGIDPSAVEYTCMGWVMQDPRCPNLAKTAAELAGIPGSTPGTTFHENCASGGAAIHSLARRILLDEVGLGIAGGVESMSNVARYLFSGRVRNQLYGDMTLVDGLFGALTDTHVGGGELMGLLTERLVEKYEVTREEQDEVAFRSHQAATAAWDEGAFADYVVPVEVPQRRGEPLVIARDEGPRAVTMEKLAAAKPYFKPEGGTITGANASTLNDAAAVVLLASEERAADLGLEPLAELVAYHNIGVPRELMGEGAFKVIPPLLERAGIGIGEVDLFEINEAFAAVLAAAFRFLPELRVDRTNQWGSGISLGHPVGCTGARQVVDMVHQLGRRKATLGVTSRCVGGGMGSGEVLRRM
- a CDS encoding CBS domain-containing protein, whose product is MSGEWKVADLMTSDVVTLTEDETLAHAQRCMARGRIRHLPVLRERTLTGLITHRDLLAASFSIFAEVDAGEQRRIFDTVRVVEAMHRDVVTVSPELSVSKAARILLENKYGCLPVVDDEQQLLGIVTEADFLRLTVHLLP